From Zea mays cultivar B73 chromosome 3, Zm-B73-REFERENCE-NAM-5.0, whole genome shotgun sequence:
TCAGGTAAAGAAtggtttagggggtgtttgggaacaaagtttttctgcAGTATTTAAgcaatactggtattatatacttTGAGGTGTTTGGCAACTCATCTGAAATCTCTGTATACTAAACTGTAGTATTGTAAATACTGCACTTGTTTTGCAGTTTTGGAAACTTTGGTCTCAGCCAAAGTTTTTCTCTGTAAAGAGAGCGTCAGCTAGGTCCCGCTCTGTCTCAAACAAAGTTTTACCCAAACACCTTGATGTATTGGATACTGTAGTATTCGAAAACTGAAGCATTGTAAACTGTAGTAAtgtcatgactaaagtatactTTAGTATTTGAAAAACTGCAGTTTGGAAAAACTGTGTTTCCAAACAGGGCCTTATCCTCATATCCAAATACAGAGTCAAGCAGATACTATGTTTGCTTCATAGCAAGATAAGATTGGTCAATATATCTTTAATGTATGGTAACGAGGATGCTCATTTTTTTTACGTAAAAGAGACAGTAATAAACAATATCCAGGGACGACAGTTTCCATTGATTACTGAGATAAATAGAAATAGTAATAATTTCTCTCGAGATAAAAAAAAAGTAACACGAACTACTGACTAAGAGAAGAGTACTGACTAATATAACGATTGACTGACTAAGATAATAATTGTTATACGGCGGTGGACATGAGCTCGACCTTGCGGCCGCCGTCGACGAACCGCTTCCAGTACCAGTGGTTGGCCCAGATCTGGTCCATCTCCTCGATGGGGATACCCTTGGTCTCGGGGAGAAAGAAGTAGACGAAGAGCGTCATGGCGATCTCCCAGGCGCCGAAGAAGTAGAAGAGGCCGAACTTGAGGCGGCAGAGCAGCATGAGGAAGATCTGCGCGATGATAAAGGTGAAGATCATGTTGAAGACGACCACCACGCTCTGCCCCGCCGATCGGATCTCCAGCGGGAAGATCTCGCTGGGCACCAGCCACCCCAGCGGGCCCCAGGACCAGGCGAACGCCGCCACGAAGACGCAGATGCAGAATACCACCCCGATCGCGTACGGCCGCGAGATGGCCGCCACGCCCGCCGTCCCGAACTTGACCGCGATCAGCGTCCCAAGCACGAACTGCATGCAGCCATGGATCGCATATTGCATTGTACAGATCATGTTTTGCGAACAAGAAAAAGAATGCTGGCCCTGAAGGACTGTACCTGGGCAAGGATCATCTGGATGCCGCCCTCAAGGAGAAGTTTGCGGCGGCCGAGACGGTCGACGGTGGCGATGGAGACGAAGGTGGAGAACATGTTGACGAGGCCCGTGATGACGGCCGACATGAGCGAGGCGGTGCCTCCGAACCCGATGGTCTTGAACAGCACGGGGGCGTAGAACATGACGACGTTGATCCCCGTCAGCTGCTGCAGCGTCGGGATGAGAACCGCCATCACCAGCTGCGGCCGGTACCGGCGCTGCAGCAGGGTCCCCCACGGGTTCTGGATGGCCTTGGTGGCCTCGCTGGCCGCCACCATGTCGTCGAACTCCAGCGAGACGTCGTCGGTGCCGCGGATGCGGCGGAGCATGGCGCGGGCGCTCTCCACCTTGCCCCGGGATACCAGGGAGTTGGGCGTGTCGGGGAGGAAGATGGAGCCGCCGACCATGATGACGGCCGGGACGGCGGCCAGGCCGAGCCCGATGCGCCAGCCCCAGCCGCCGGGGATCTTGGCCGTGAAGTAGTTGATGAGGTTGGCGACGAGGATGCCGACCGTGGTCATGAGCTGGAAGCTGATGTTGAGCATGCCGCGCATCCTCGCCGGCGCCATCTCCGACAGGTACAGTGGCACGGACTGCAAGTGCACACGCGTACGTACTTGAATATACAGATCGACATTCTGATTGAATTACTAAAACTGTAATGCGTCTTATCCGGCGTGATCAACTACATTAACATTACGAATGATGCATGAATGCATGCACGTAACAACTAAATGCAAAGAACAAAATAAAGAAAGAAGATCTCGATCTCTAAAACTAAAATAAATAAAATTAAGGGCGGTCGGTCACCTGATTGCTGAATCCGACGCCGATGCCGAGGAAGATCCTGCCGACGATGAGCATGGCCACGTTCTGCGCGAAGCCGTTCAGGACGGCGCCTACGAGGAAGatggcgccgccgccgagcatggACATCCTGCGGCCGCACTTCTTGGTGACGTAGCCGGCGAAGAGGGAGGCGACGAGCGCGGCAAGGTAGAGCGAGGAGGTGAAGAGCGTCAGTAGCACGCTGTCGAACTTGCAGTACTGGttggtctccaccacctcctgCTCTTTGGCGTACACCGACGGGAAGAAGCGCTTCAAGAACGGGTCCATGGACGTCACGCCGCCTGCACTCATTGCATGCATGCAATTCGTTTGATAAGTTCACGACTGGTGGCACACGCGATCCAGACTGGTGGACAGGACGACGGATCAGAGATAAGCACATCGATTACGTACCTGAGATGCCAATGTCGTATCCGAAGATGAGGCCGCCGGAGGAGGCGACGAGGCAGGTGAGGAAGACGAACACCGTCATCTTCCCCGGATATTGCTTGCCCTTCTCGGTGAAGGTGCCGCCCGCCATGATCGCTGAGAGGATCTGATCGGAGGAAAAGAAACAAATCTGATAGGGGCGTGGTGGAGCGAAGGGGTCGTAGGAATTTATAGGGGTTCTGTTAGGAAGATATACTAGTACGAGGTATCTGAATAGAGCTGTAGAGAGAGAAAGAGTCCTTATCCCAACATATCCAATCAGTTTACGTATTTTTTGATACAAATCTAATAAGCGCAACTTTTTTTACGGAAATCAGTTCGTTATTTTTTTTGTTCTGTTTAATCCGTTCGATTTCGGCACACCTGCGATCTCTTTAATGGGCTCTACATTATTGGGTCTTTCTTTGTTACGAGGTTGGCTCGTTTGTGGCATAAGCCCAATCTAATACGTCCATCTTTTTTCCacaatttttttttattttaactTTTTACTAGATGAATgctcgtgcgttgctacggagtgaacatgttataataaaatatatttaaATTCAAAAATACAAATTGTCATTACACAACAGCACAATCAATTTCAGGAATGAGCACATGTCTTTAGGTGAGAAACATCACAAGTAGAGATGGCAATAGGTACCCGAAATCCGAATACCCGAcgggttttacccgatatgaaggcgggtacgggatgatttctctacccgcgggtatgttaatgggtaaaaacctctacccgttgggtagacgggtacgggtctgggttggtactacccatacccgtctacccgtgggtaaaatatacccgcatcaATAGCACTATAAACATCTAATAGAGTCCAACTTAACTAGAATAAAACCTTCTCTAGTTATCATTTGTCTAgataccaagttatgtaatcatatgatttgttatatgtgaaattgaagttgtttttatatgtttatttaatattttgagtgattggtatattggaatttaattcttTCCTAGCGGGTACGGGTTACCCGACGGGTAAAAATACCCGCGCGGTTACGGGTGtgggtaagattttatacccgcgagtatatatgggtaacccgacgggtagaatttttttgatgggtacgggtatggaatggtactacccgatgggtatgtacccgttgccatccctaatcaCAAATAAGACAAAAAAAACATGAAGCATGTTTCTCGTGTCACTTTCATTTAAAttgaattcagatttgaaaatttatactacttattaagaaggtaagagtagtaTGTCGTTCTGTCCTCCCCCGTGTTCTGTCGTTCTGCCCTCTCCCATTCCGCGTGCAGAAAAAAATCAAACCATGCTGCTCAGGGATCAAACCTTAGATCTATTGAGTACAATGTCTAACCttccactgaaagggaattaggcttacacctagttcctaaataattttggtggttgaattgcccaacacaaatctttggactaactagtttgctctagtgtataagttatacaggtgcaaaaggttcacacttagccaatataaagaccaagtgttgggttcaaccaaagagcaaaggTCAACCGaaagcacctctggtctggcgcaccggactgtccggtgtgccaccggacatgtccggtgcaccaggggtctccgacttcaaactcttcactctcgggaatttccagaggccactccgctataattcaccggactgtccggtgtgcaccggacatgtccggtgctccaaggaagggcggcctcaggaactcgccagcctcgggttttcacttcaaccgcttcgctataattcaccggacatgtccggtgtgcaccggactgtccggtgcatcctcggggcaacggctacttcgcgccaacggtcacctgcaggcgcattcaatgcgcgccagaagcgcgcagtcgtcaggcacgcgggagcaggcgcaccggacattgaacagttcatgtccggtgtgcaccggacatcaaggcgggcccagaagactgaACCCCAACGGTCGATCCAACGgctatttggtgacgtggctgtcgcaccggacatgtccggtgtgcaccggactgtccggtgcgccatcgaacagacagctccaccaacggtcaagtttggtggttggggctataaataccccaaccaccccaccattcattgcatccaagttttccagcttccaaccactatacaagagctagcattcattgcaaaacacaccaaaagagatcaaatcctctcccaactcctcacaaagccctagtgactaaagagagtgatttgtagtgttcatttgagctcttgcgcttggatcgcttctttttctttggcattctttcttgtgatcaaacactcacttgtaattgaggcaagagacaccaatcgtgtggtggtccttgcgggaagtttgattcccaagtgatttgagaaagagaagctcacttggtccgagggaccgtttgagagagggaagggttgaaagagacccggcctttgtggcctcctcaacggggagtaggtttgaaagaaccgaacctcggtaaaacaaatctacgTGTCTCACCTCTctattcgcttacgatttgttttgcgctctctctcgcggactcgattatatttctaacactaacccgacttgtagttgtgattatttttgagaatttcagtttcgccctattcacccccctctaggcgactttcaattggtatcagagcccggtgcttcattagagcctaaccgctcgaagtgatgatgGGAGAtcgcaccaagagggagatggagaccggcgacaagcccactacaagccaagggagcacttcatcggaagagtcccacaccaagaggaaggagaagaggaaggtctcctccaaagggaaggagaaaagatcttcttcacatcacgaagaaaagaagaaggactcctccaaaaggaaggagaaatcttcttcacatcacaaagagaagaaggaaaagtcctcttcccacaagccgcatcggagtggggataagaagaagaggatgaggaaggtggtctactacgagaccgat
This genomic window contains:
- the LOC103651510 gene encoding sugar transport protein MST8, which encodes MAGGTFTEKGKQYPGKMTVFVFLTCLVASSGGLIFGYDIGISGGVTSMDPFLKRFFPSVYAKEQEVVETNQYCKFDSVLLTLFTSSLYLAALVASLFAGYVTKKCGRRMSMLGGGAIFLVGAVLNGFAQNVAMLIVGRIFLGIGVGFSNQSVPLYLSEMAPARMRGMLNISFQLMTTVGILVANLINYFTAKIPGGWGWRIGLGLAAVPAVIMVGGSIFLPDTPNSLVSRGKVESARAMLRRIRGTDDVSLEFDDMVAASEATKAIQNPWGTLLQRRYRPQLVMAVLIPTLQQLTGINVVMFYAPVLFKTIGFGGTASLMSAVITGLVNMFSTFVSIATVDRLGRRKLLLEGGIQMILAQFVLGTLIAVKFGTAGVAAISRPYAIGVVFCICVFVAAFAWSWGPLGWLVPSEIFPLEIRSAGQSVVVVFNMIFTFIIAQIFLMLLCRLKFGLFYFFGAWEIAMTLFVYFFLPETKGIPIEEMDQIWANHWYWKRFVDGGRKVELMSTAV